In Paenibacillus sp. 1781tsa1, one DNA window encodes the following:
- a CDS encoding alpha-N-arabinofuranosidase, producing MVDVILKVDSDQGLINRNIYGHFSEHLGRCIYEGLWVGEDSPIPNTDGIRNDVLTALQKLNIPVLRWPGGCFADEYHWKDGVGPKSERARMINTHWGGVEENNHFGTHEFLRLCELLGTEPYISGNLGSGTVQEMQEWVEYITFDGESPMANWRKSNGREEPWKLKYFGVGNENWGCGGNMRPEYYADEYRRYATYVRNYSGNEIYKIACGPNDSNYEWMEVLMREAARFMDGISLHYYTIPTGVWEDKGNATGFGEGEWFTTLKKTLFMDELLVKHSEIMDKYDPDGRVGIIVDEWGTWYNVEPGTNPGFLYQQNTMRDAVLAAVNLNIFNQHNKRVQMANLAQIVNVLQSLVLTEGDKMLLTPTYHVFDMYQVHMDAQRLDLNYDSPGYTFGEDTIPQLSLSASRNKDGVIHVTACNLSHIDELEVVCQLDAAQAAKVSGQILHHTDFGAFNTFEQPNHVQPVAWEGLTLENNTLRFVLPPASVGVIAVEG from the coding sequence ATGGTTGATGTTATTCTAAAGGTAGATTCAGACCAAGGATTAATAAATCGCAATATATATGGTCACTTTTCCGAACACTTGGGACGTTGTATTTATGAGGGGCTGTGGGTAGGAGAGGATTCACCTATTCCGAATACGGATGGGATTCGAAATGATGTATTGACGGCCTTGCAGAAGCTTAATATTCCAGTACTTCGCTGGCCGGGTGGCTGTTTTGCCGATGAATATCACTGGAAAGATGGTGTGGGTCCGAAGAGTGAGCGTGCTCGTATGATCAATACGCACTGGGGCGGTGTGGAAGAGAACAATCACTTTGGTACGCATGAATTCTTGAGATTATGTGAATTGCTCGGCACCGAGCCATATATCAGTGGCAACCTGGGTAGCGGTACAGTGCAGGAGATGCAGGAATGGGTGGAGTACATCACATTTGATGGCGAATCCCCGATGGCGAACTGGCGTAAGAGTAACGGTAGGGAAGAACCTTGGAAACTGAAGTATTTTGGCGTGGGAAATGAGAACTGGGGATGCGGCGGAAATATGCGTCCTGAATATTATGCGGATGAATATCGCCGCTATGCTACATATGTACGGAACTATTCCGGGAACGAGATTTATAAAATTGCATGTGGCCCGAACGACAGTAACTATGAGTGGATGGAAGTGTTGATGCGGGAAGCTGCCCGTTTCATGGATGGCATCAGTCTTCATTATTATACAATTCCGACAGGTGTGTGGGAAGACAAGGGGAACGCTACCGGTTTTGGAGAGGGTGAATGGTTTACCACGTTGAAGAAAACGCTGTTTATGGATGAATTGCTTGTGAAGCACTCCGAAATTATGGATAAATATGATCCAGATGGCCGGGTCGGTATCATTGTAGACGAGTGGGGAACGTGGTATAACGTTGAGCCGGGAACCAATCCCGGCTTCCTCTACCAACAAAATACGATGCGGGATGCAGTTCTTGCAGCGGTGAACCTTAACATTTTCAATCAGCATAATAAACGGGTACAGATGGCCAATTTGGCTCAGATCGTGAACGTGCTTCAATCGCTTGTGCTCACGGAAGGGGACAAAATGCTCCTGACACCTACGTATCATGTATTTGATATGTATCAGGTTCATATGGATGCGCAGCGACTGGATTTGAATTATGATAGCCCTGGGTATACCTTCGGAGAAGACACCATTCCTCAGCTCAGCTTATCAGCGTCCCGCAACAAAGATGGGGTCATTCATGTGACAGCTTGTAATCTGAGCCACATCGATGAGTTGGAAGTCGTGTGTCAGCTGGACGCAGCTCAAGCGGCTAAAGTATCCGGGCAGATTCTGCACCATACTGATTTTGGTGCATTCAATACCTTTGAACAACCGAATCATGTTCAGCCTGTGGCGTGGGAGGGACTCACACTGGAGAATAACACCTTGCGTTTTGTTCTTCCTCCAGCATCGGTTGGGGTTATCGCTGTAGAGGGTTAA
- a CDS encoding DUF6171 family protein — MMKRQEPCKGCNDQYDVKISDAKMARLVDIASRSRPTVQDEEYERRLSICSACPGLQYGTTCRHCGCLVQVRAKLSESTCPFPYESQWA, encoded by the coding sequence ATGATGAAAAGGCAGGAACCTTGCAAGGGTTGCAATGATCAGTATGATGTGAAGATTAGCGATGCCAAAATGGCCAGACTTGTTGATATTGCTTCACGCTCGCGTCCCACGGTACAGGATGAGGAATATGAGCGGCGGCTATCCATCTGCTCTGCCTGTCCGGGATTGCAATATGGCACAACTTGTCGGCACTGTGGCTGTCTCGTACAGGTGCGAGCGAAGTTGAGCGAGTCGACATGTCCTTTTCCTTATGAATCACAATGGGCCTGA
- a CDS encoding DUF1934 domain-containing protein, producing MSNMRPVHIRLHSRYEGEDVLQEMQGEAVLKGSVLYVRYEEPQVGPEGGTTRTTLKLGGQSIKIIRHGEVESEQTFELNRKLPGFYRSPYMSFALSTHTQKLELSIQGLSARAAWSYDFYRFDEESGHFAISLHIQEEPIS from the coding sequence ATGTCGAACATGCGACCGGTACACATCCGGCTGCACAGCCGTTATGAAGGTGAAGATGTGCTGCAGGAAATGCAGGGTGAAGCCGTGTTAAAAGGGTCTGTTCTTTATGTTCGTTATGAAGAACCGCAGGTTGGACCCGAGGGAGGCACAACTCGTACCACATTGAAGCTGGGTGGACAATCCATCAAGATTATACGTCATGGTGAAGTGGAATCGGAGCAGACTTTTGAATTGAATCGGAAGCTTCCTGGTTTCTACCGATCACCATACATGTCGTTTGCCCTGTCCACGCATACACAGAAGCTGGAACTTTCCATTCAGGGATTGAGCGCACGCGCAGCGTGGAGCTACGACTTTTACCGCTTTGATGAAGAATCCGGACATTTCGCGATTAGTTTGCATATACAGGAGGAACCAATTTCATGA
- the argS gene encoding arginine--tRNA ligase, producing MTRNPLDTINERVSTAIGNAIVAAGIVTQDELPAITLEVPREKTHGDLATNAAMQLTKIAKRNPRQIAEEIIANLNLAEAGIEKAEIAGPGFINFKLDKSYLYPVLALVQEQGEDYGRIKIGEGRKVEMEFVSANPTGSLHLGHARGAAVGDALCNILDYAGYEVTREYYINDAGNQVFNLARSIEARYLQELGQDAEMPEDGYHGEDIKGFAKQLVAEKGDELLSMHPGDRAAYFRDFGLEKELDKIKRDLNRFRVNFDIWFSETSLYDNGEVLRVLDELRDRNEIYEQDGATWLKTMQYGDDKERVLIKNDGTYTYLTPDIAYHRDKYARGYDTMINIWGADHHGYIPRMKAAMQALGNDPEKLVVLIAQMVSLFQNGEKVKMSKRTGKAVTMEDLMDEVGIDAIRYFFTMRSMDSHLDFDMDLAISTSNENPVFYVQYAHARVCSVYRQAEEQGIELLPLAQIDLSKLTTEHEYDLLRKMGELPEEISAAATGYAPHRIIRYVYELASLFHSYYRAERVITEDAQQTQARLALIGAVRTVIATALRLVGVTAPDKM from the coding sequence ATGACACGTAATCCACTAGATACGATTAACGAACGGGTAAGCACGGCCATCGGCAACGCCATTGTGGCGGCCGGAATTGTTACGCAGGACGAATTGCCAGCCATCACATTGGAAGTGCCGCGTGAGAAGACACACGGAGATCTGGCTACCAATGCTGCTATGCAGCTGACCAAGATTGCCAAGCGCAATCCACGTCAGATTGCTGAAGAGATTATTGCCAATCTGAATCTGGCTGAAGCAGGAATCGAGAAGGCTGAGATTGCGGGTCCAGGATTCATTAACTTCAAATTGGACAAGAGTTACCTTTACCCAGTACTTGCGCTTGTGCAGGAGCAGGGTGAAGATTACGGAAGAATTAAAATCGGAGAAGGCCGCAAAGTTGAGATGGAATTCGTCAGTGCCAACCCGACAGGCAGTTTGCATCTGGGTCATGCCCGTGGAGCAGCTGTAGGTGATGCTCTATGTAACATCCTTGACTACGCTGGATATGAAGTAACCCGTGAATACTACATCAATGATGCAGGTAATCAGGTGTTTAATTTGGCGCGTTCCATTGAAGCTCGTTATCTGCAAGAGCTGGGTCAGGATGCTGAGATGCCTGAGGACGGTTATCACGGTGAGGATATTAAAGGATTTGCCAAGCAGCTTGTTGCTGAAAAGGGTGATGAATTGCTGTCCATGCATCCGGGGGACCGTGCGGCTTATTTCCGTGACTTTGGCCTGGAGAAGGAACTGGACAAGATCAAACGTGACTTGAATCGCTTCCGTGTTAACTTTGACATCTGGTTCAGCGAAACTTCCCTGTATGACAACGGAGAGGTGCTGCGAGTGCTTGATGAATTGCGTGACCGCAATGAGATCTATGAGCAAGATGGGGCAACTTGGTTGAAAACGATGCAATATGGTGACGACAAAGAACGTGTGTTGATCAAGAACGATGGCACGTATACTTACCTGACGCCAGATATTGCTTATCACCGCGACAAATATGCGCGTGGATACGACACGATGATCAACATCTGGGGTGCAGATCATCACGGATATATTCCACGGATGAAAGCCGCAATGCAAGCACTGGGTAATGACCCTGAGAAACTGGTAGTCTTGATTGCACAGATGGTGAGCTTGTTCCAGAACGGTGAAAAAGTGAAGATGTCCAAACGTACAGGTAAAGCTGTAACGATGGAAGACCTGATGGATGAAGTCGGCATTGATGCCATTCGTTACTTCTTCACAATGCGCAGCATGGACTCCCATCTGGACTTTGACATGGACCTTGCTATTTCGACATCCAATGAGAATCCGGTATTCTACGTACAATACGCGCATGCACGTGTATGCAGTGTATACCGTCAGGCTGAAGAACAGGGTATTGAACTGCTGCCACTGGCACAGATCGACCTGTCCAAGCTGACTACAGAGCACGAGTATGACCTTCTTCGCAAAATGGGAGAACTGCCTGAAGAAATCTCGGCAGCGGCAACAGGATATGCGCCTCATCGTATCATCCGTTATGTTTACGAGCTGGCATCCCTGTTCCACAGCTATTACCGTGCAGAACGTGTTATTACGGAAGATGCGCAGCAAACTCAGGCACGTCTTGCACTGATCGGTGCTGTGCGCACAGTTATCGCAACGGCGCTTCGTCTGGTAGGCGTAACCGCACCAGATAAAATGTAA